A part of Leptospira congkakensis genomic DNA contains:
- a CDS encoding RNA polymerase sigma factor — protein MSDDIRKLIDNCLLGKGDAWQELIKKFHRLIMGTCAHYVPREEVTDTSQQVYLKLTENDYHLLRKFKGDSLPAFIVYLSEISKNISMSQTRSIRRYEYREGISLDLSIDILDDRQTQEDVYFAWEEKREFYDLIESLDDTHKEILILRLKGYKFKEIAEILDVPLGTVLARANRAKEKIKKILTKEIKP, from the coding sequence ATGAGTGACGACATTCGAAAGTTAATCGACAACTGTCTTCTTGGCAAAGGAGATGCCTGGCAAGAACTCATCAAAAAGTTTCATAGGCTGATCATGGGAACCTGTGCCCACTACGTCCCCCGCGAAGAAGTGACAGACACCTCCCAACAAGTGTATCTAAAACTCACGGAAAATGACTACCATCTGCTCCGAAAGTTCAAAGGGGATAGTTTACCTGCATTTATTGTCTATTTAAGTGAAATTTCTAAAAATATCAGCATGTCTCAGACAAGATCTATTCGTCGGTATGAATATCGAGAGGGAATTTCTTTGGATTTGAGTATCGACATTTTAGATGATAGACAGACCCAAGAAGATGTTTACTTCGCTTGGGAAGAAAAAAGGGAATTCTACGATCTCATTGAAAGTTTGGATGATACACATAAAGAAATCCTCATCCTACGCCTCAAAGGATACAAATTCAAGGAGATCGCCGAAATTCTCGATGTTCCCCTAGGAACAGTCCTTGCTCGAGCCAATCGGGCGAAAGAAAAAATAAAAAAAATCCTTACAAAGGAAATAAAGCCTTAG
- a CDS encoding CHAT domain-containing protein yields MKLRIIAKYSRDGFMDGECIWEEKQDQLGTVERTIKFSGRLLSEFQMDWALFVERVLAQNPGKEEFLEKLGKKSDTLEQIIFGKSLPIWRNPGFQGSIQLLIDPEFSPVPWEILRTHKGFLFQDREYRRGIRIDTIPKETHQKLDSILLVCNPVKPNLIATVKEECALLFPILEKKLNLRILKENHLTRVRFIEEISSVRYLHYAGHTEKKGIPLGANDFLYSKEISEHSFSNLHLVFLNSCHSSFDSIELSGLTTSFLKAGAKEVIGFLFPVETNMAKTIGIQFWDSYLNSKNSYKTLAKIRKNLYNGSSIEIITAISLVHFSTQEPKSKFRQLLGLTFVLFVLLFCIVFSGEKKEPIKVENFEESEPKSVVAKKRKTEVVSPKDPLVDKISRLKNSEFRKMAVQFLRTKHEFLDDSQRRELLESILSKENSEEKMYYEFKTRSGF; encoded by the coding sequence ATGAAATTAAGAATTATCGCCAAATACTCGAGAGACGGATTTATGGACGGCGAATGTATTTGGGAAGAAAAACAAGACCAATTAGGAACCGTAGAACGTACCATTAAGTTCTCAGGAAGATTACTGAGTGAATTTCAAATGGATTGGGCTCTTTTTGTAGAACGAGTCCTTGCACAAAATCCCGGCAAAGAAGAATTCCTAGAAAAACTAGGAAAAAAATCAGATACCTTAGAACAAATTATATTTGGGAAATCACTTCCTATCTGGAGAAATCCAGGATTCCAAGGTTCCATCCAACTTTTGATCGATCCAGAATTTTCGCCTGTACCTTGGGAAATTTTACGTACGCATAAAGGTTTTTTATTCCAAGACAGAGAATACAGACGTGGAATCCGTATTGATACAATTCCAAAAGAAACTCATCAAAAGTTAGATTCCATTTTACTCGTTTGTAATCCTGTAAAACCAAATCTAATTGCTACCGTAAAAGAAGAATGTGCTCTTTTATTTCCCATCTTGGAAAAGAAACTAAACTTAAGAATCTTAAAAGAAAATCATCTAACAAGAGTCAGATTCATTGAAGAAATTAGTTCAGTAAGATACTTACACTATGCGGGACACACGGAAAAAAAAGGAATTCCACTCGGAGCGAATGATTTTTTATATTCAAAAGAAATTTCAGAACATTCTTTTTCAAATTTACATCTTGTTTTCCTGAACAGTTGCCATTCTTCCTTTGATTCAATCGAACTATCTGGACTCACAACAAGTTTTTTAAAAGCAGGGGCCAAAGAAGTTATTGGTTTTTTATTTCCTGTAGAAACCAATATGGCAAAAACCATTGGCATTCAATTTTGGGATTCCTATTTAAATTCAAAAAACTCGTACAAGACTTTAGCCAAAATTAGAAAAAACTTATACAATGGTTCTTCAATAGAAATCATAACAGCAATTAGTTTAGTTCACTTTTCTACCCAAGAGCCAAAATCCAAATTCAGACAACTTCTAGGTTTAACCTTTGTTTTGTTTGTTTTACTTTTTTGTATTGTTTTTTCAGGCGAAAAGAAAGAACCTATCAAGGTAGAGAATTTTGAGGAATCTGAACCAAAATCCGTTGTGGCCAAAAAACGCAAAACGGAAGTGGTTTCTCCCAAAGACCCTCTAGTGGACAAAATCTCTCGCTTAAAAAATTCAGAATTTCGCAAAATGGCAGTGCAATTTCTTAGAACCAAACATGAATTTTTGGATGATTCTCAAAGACGAGAATTATTAGAATCCATTCTTTCTAAAGAAAATTCCGAAGAAAAAATGTATTATGAGTTCAAAACAAGGAGTGGATTTTGA
- a CDS encoding cysteine desulfurase family protein, with the protein MKSPLTNEIKYFDYNATHPPFAEILESCLATYLSGFYNPSGITRYSLKNQGKIEQTRKYFASITKGQEKQFVFSATGTEANYLLIQSLRVLYPNLDSVIVSPLEHSSMYAALESFGFTPDLIKTDKTGTINLQDLNEKLKTNPRPVVCLYAGNETGVIQPAEEIHKLTKEFGQLFFSDLMQGFGKVEVPFSLFDGYTFSGHKIGAGMGAAVTYLPKAHTNFRVFGGGNQENDHRAGTENTFAIESIHRVSEIQLQHLEEKNKRLLKFQSTIEETLEGLGCTIIAKNSKRLPNTTFLILPIQAVDFFLLGMEEKGILVSTGSSCKSRAREASKSLLYMGYTEEEALRCIRISTGYFTTEDDVKQLLSRAEELILKFK; encoded by the coding sequence ATGAAATCCCCGTTAACGAATGAAATAAAATACTTTGATTACAATGCCACACACCCTCCTTTCGCAGAAATTCTGGAATCTTGTTTGGCAACGTATCTTTCTGGCTTCTATAATCCTTCTGGAATCACTCGTTATTCCTTAAAAAACCAAGGGAAAATAGAACAAACCAGAAAGTATTTTGCATCCATCACGAAGGGACAGGAAAAACAATTTGTATTTTCCGCTACAGGGACAGAAGCAAACTACCTACTCATCCAAAGTTTAAGAGTCCTTTACCCCAACTTAGATTCTGTAATTGTTTCTCCCTTGGAACATTCAAGTATGTATGCAGCCTTAGAGTCGTTTGGTTTTACTCCAGACCTTATCAAAACAGACAAAACAGGAACCATCAACTTACAAGACTTAAACGAAAAATTAAAAACAAATCCAAGACCAGTTGTTTGTTTGTATGCGGGAAATGAAACCGGGGTGATCCAACCAGCGGAAGAAATCCACAAACTCACAAAAGAATTTGGACAATTATTTTTTAGTGATCTAATGCAAGGTTTTGGAAAAGTGGAAGTTCCATTTTCTTTGTTTGATGGATATACTTTTTCTGGCCATAAAATTGGTGCGGGAATGGGTGCGGCCGTAACTTACCTACCAAAAGCCCATACAAACTTCAGAGTTTTTGGCGGAGGCAACCAAGAGAACGATCATAGAGCCGGAACCGAAAATACATTCGCAATCGAAAGCATCCACCGTGTTTCAGAAATCCAACTCCAACACTTAGAAGAAAAAAACAAACGACTTCTTAAATTTCAATCCACGATCGAAGAAACATTAGAAGGATTGGGATGTACAATCATTGCAAAAAATTCAAAAAGACTTCCGAACACAACCTTTCTTATTTTACCCATCCAGGCCGTTGATTTTTTTCTTTTGGGAATGGAAGAAAAAGGAATTTTAGTTTCAACGGGTAGTTCTTGTAAATCAAGAGCCAGAGAAGCATCCAAATCCCTACTTTATATGGGTTACACAGAAGAAGAAGCTTTGCGTTGTATCCGAATCTCAACGGGTTACTTCACAACAGAAGATGATGTGAAACAGTTATTATCTCGTGCTGAAGAATTGATCCTCAAGTTTAAATAA
- a CDS encoding tetratricopeptide repeat protein, which yields MFQAIKTLNRPFLFVFFCFLSLSLFATEPGTRTKECSRLEPGVPAEFLLSRGLREQVDGFQALQRRKPEDSKLSFERSVSFLDSYHLCLLEVGKEPSALSAETLALDYLELGSLEKAWEWSEKAINKSPEVTKDLILLQTRIRIRQGELAKASDVLETSLHKFPNDPDFLYLLGNLNFERKLWNQSILYYTALSFVIERRDTHSKYKYLTAKALGELNYKLDHPKIAIKRYQEYTAGYKNDMEVLFRLAQIYFVLGDFKQCRMYLEQIREKNPRDTDASHMLAEIYFMDSRDAAPIYFATLKKEKKIPKEGIVFLLDKLIAGSKTGLETKLKSYIQENPGRLSPRIALLELAEKENLSDYEVLNADTAQYAYEYRQYLTAEKILRRGLSRISSKENADEEKSLFFEKISSCQEMLGLWNHAILSTKESLRLTNETDKKFRLRFRLAYLYLQGNLKKESLSVSVLSETIKENPNPTHYYLRGLAYFQLSKYKESVNDFTEAIKIDPKNFNYYFYRATAFDKLKKFSETESDLKTTISLNPNASNAMNYLGYLYAERDINPDEANKLLNQAISIEPDNPAFQDSLGWVLYRKKDFNRALLHLNFAASLALERGFEDPVIYEHLGDVYMAKKDPVNALQFFKLSESKLKTETNKDLLAKIKKLQKEISE from the coding sequence ATGTTTCAAGCAATTAAAACTTTAAACCGCCCCTTCCTCTTTGTTTTCTTTTGTTTTCTTTCACTTTCTCTGTTCGCCACTGAGCCTGGGACAAGAACCAAAGAATGTTCCCGTTTAGAACCGGGTGTGCCGGCTGAGTTTTTACTTTCTCGGGGACTTCGGGAACAAGTGGATGGATTCCAAGCTTTACAGCGCAGAAAACCGGAAGACTCCAAACTTTCCTTTGAACGTTCCGTTTCTTTTTTAGATTCTTACCACTTATGTTTGTTAGAAGTGGGGAAAGAACCAAGTGCTCTCAGTGCGGAAACACTTGCTTTGGATTATTTGGAGCTTGGGAGTTTGGAGAAAGCTTGGGAATGGTCAGAAAAAGCCATAAACAAATCACCCGAAGTTACGAAAGACCTAATCCTTTTACAAACAAGAATTCGTATCCGCCAAGGAGAACTGGCAAAAGCTTCCGATGTATTAGAAACTTCTCTTCATAAGTTTCCGAATGATCCTGACTTTTTATATCTGCTTGGAAATTTGAATTTTGAAAGGAAACTTTGGAACCAGTCTATATTGTATTATACGGCTCTTTCTTTTGTGATCGAAAGAAGAGACACACATTCCAAATATAAATATCTTACCGCCAAAGCTCTTGGTGAACTCAATTATAAATTAGACCATCCAAAAATTGCCATCAAACGTTACCAGGAATACACAGCCGGTTACAAAAATGATATGGAAGTTTTGTTTCGATTGGCACAAATTTATTTTGTGTTAGGTGATTTTAAACAATGTCGGATGTATCTAGAACAAATTCGAGAAAAAAATCCAAGAGATACTGATGCTTCTCATATGCTTGCAGAAATTTATTTTATGGATTCTCGTGATGCAGCTCCCATTTACTTTGCTACACTTAAAAAAGAAAAAAAAATACCGAAAGAGGGAATTGTTTTTTTATTAGATAAACTCATTGCCGGATCCAAAACTGGACTCGAAACAAAACTAAAATCATATATCCAAGAAAATCCAGGAAGACTCTCTCCTCGGATTGCCCTTTTGGAACTTGCTGAAAAAGAAAACCTATCTGATTACGAAGTTCTAAATGCAGACACGGCTCAATATGCCTATGAATATAGACAATATCTCACGGCAGAAAAGATCTTACGTAGAGGACTCTCGCGGATTAGTTCTAAAGAAAATGCCGATGAGGAAAAATCGTTATTTTTTGAAAAGATATCTTCCTGCCAAGAGATGTTAGGCCTTTGGAATCACGCGATTCTATCCACAAAAGAGTCCTTACGGCTTACGAATGAAACGGATAAAAAATTTCGATTACGATTCCGTTTGGCGTATTTGTATCTACAAGGAAACTTAAAAAAAGAATCATTATCAGTTTCTGTTTTGTCTGAAACCATAAAAGAAAATCCAAATCCGACTCATTATTATTTGAGAGGCCTTGCTTACTTTCAACTTTCCAAATATAAAGAAAGTGTGAATGATTTTACAGAAGCCATCAAAATTGACCCTAAAAATTTTAATTATTACTTTTACCGAGCCACCGCATTTGATAAATTAAAAAAGTTTAGCGAAACCGAATCAGATTTAAAAACTACCATCTCATTAAATCCAAATGCATCCAATGCAATGAATTATTTGGGTTATTTATACGCCGAAAGGGATATCAACCCAGATGAAGCAAATAAACTTTTAAACCAGGCCATTTCTATCGAACCAGACAATCCCGCCTTCCAAGATAGTTTGGGTTGGGTATTGTATAGAAAAAAAGATTTTAATCGTGCTCTTCTCCATTTGAACTTTGCAGCTTCTTTAGCGTTAGAAAGAGGGTTTGAAGATCCAGTGATCTACGAACATTTAGGTGATGTTTATATGGCTAAAAAAGATCCAGTGAATGCACTCCAGTTCTTTAAACTTTCTGAGTCTAAATTAAAAACTGAGACAAACAAAGATCTACTCGCAAAAATCAAAAAATTACAAAAGGAAATTTCTGAATGA